A region of Candidatus Cloacimonadota bacterium DNA encodes the following proteins:
- a CDS encoding choice-of-anchor D domain-containing protein — protein sequence EQWTQSGTVRYTSVTNGYRCARNDYNDQTNVFSGNYTSSNRPNVKLALVPYQTGPEIAVSPASLGFGEVEVGTSSTLQFSISNSGGSLLSGTITTPAGYTVSGSAARTAFRAGKDAVHDSGNVERNILSFSIPAGSSTAFDLTFAPTSAQIYSGNVVINSNDSDESNIQIPVTGTGIISLSTPVLSINRVDGATQLSWNVIPNATGYKVFSASDPYGDYELLTLTPIITNTYTDNRALPRAFYKVVAVRN from the coding sequence GAACAATGGACGCAGTCAGGAACGGTCCGCTACACATCCGTCACCAACGGATACCGCTGCGCCCGCAATGATTACAACGACCAGACCAATGTCTTCTCAGGCAACTATACCAGCAGCAACCGCCCCAATGTGAAGCTGGCCCTGGTTCCCTACCAAACCGGACCCGAAATAGCGGTCAGCCCCGCCAGTCTGGGCTTCGGCGAGGTGGAAGTTGGCACCAGTTCCACGCTTCAGTTCAGCATCAGCAACAGCGGCGGTTCCCTCCTCTCCGGCACCATCACCACACCCGCGGGCTATACAGTGAGCGGATCAGCGGCGCGGACGGCCTTCCGGGCAGGAAAGGATGCTGTTCATGATTCTGGAAACGTAGAGCGAAATATTCTGAGTTTCTCCATCCCCGCTGGCTCCAGTACCGCTTTCGACCTCACCTTTGCCCCCACCTCCGCCCAAATCTACTCCGGCAATGTGGTGATCAACAGCAACGATTCCGACGAAAGCAATATCCAAATCCCGGTTACCGGCACAGGTATCATCAGCCTCTCCACCCCCGTGCTGAGCATCAACCGCGTAGACGGGGCCACCCAACTCTCTTGGAACGTGATTCCCAATGCCACCGGCTATAAGGTATTCAGCGCGTCCGATCCCTACGGGGACTATGAGCTGCTGACCCTAACCCCCATCATCACGAATACTTACACCGATAACCGCGCCCTGCCCCGGGCTTTCTACAAGGTCGTGGCGGTGCGAAACTAA
- a CDS encoding Dam family site-specific DNA-(adenine-N6)-methyltransferase, with product MKIIVPPIKSQGIKTKLVPAITSILPKFEGRWIEPFLGTGVVAFNVNPDRAVLNDINPHIIRFYKSIQEGIITKYNVREYLKISSEKLASSGNNGYNYFREVRDRFNEYNDPLDFLFLSRSGFNGMMRFNKKGDWNIPFCKKPGRFSKSYITKIVNQVDAVSKIIKPQWTFKCSSFESIIEDAHNGDIIYCDPPYFGRYVDYFNSWTEKNEQTLQKLLVTTKAKFILSTWYGNTYRTNPMIDLVWKKYNIITQEHFYHSGGKIENRNSMIEALVYNFDALQEPKEEEQLTIFFKLDNYATGMQ from the coding sequence ATGAAGATTATAGTACCACCAATCAAGAGCCAAGGCATCAAAACAAAACTTGTTCCAGCGATAACTTCTATACTGCCAAAGTTCGAGGGTAGGTGGATTGAGCCTTTCCTTGGAACGGGTGTTGTAGCCTTTAATGTTAATCCGGATCGTGCTGTTCTTAATGACATTAACCCTCACATAATAAGGTTTTACAAGTCAATACAAGAAGGCATAATTACAAAGTACAATGTAAGAGAATATCTGAAAATTTCAAGTGAAAAATTAGCATCTTCAGGTAATAATGGTTATAATTACTTCAGAGAAGTCAGAGACAGGTTTAATGAATACAATGATCCTTTAGATTTCTTGTTTCTATCTAGATCTGGCTTCAATGGTATGATGAGATTTAATAAAAAGGGTGACTGGAACATACCTTTTTGCAAAAAACCTGGGAGATTCTCTAAGTCATATATTACAAAAATAGTTAACCAAGTTGATGCAGTGTCTAAGATAATCAAACCTCAATGGACATTCAAATGTAGTTCGTTCGAGTCGATCATAGAAGATGCTCATAATGGAGATATTATCTACTGTGATCCCCCTTACTTTGGCAGATATGTTGACTACTTTAACTCTTGGACTGAAAAGAATGAACAAACACTGCAAAAATTACTTGTAACAACAAAGGCTAAGTTCATTTTATCGACATGGTATGGTAACACATATCGAACAAATCCTATGATAGACTTAGTATGGAAGAAATATAATATTATAACTCAAGAACACTTCTACCACTCTGGTGGGAAAATTGAAAACAGGAATTCAATGATCGAAGCATTAGTTTACAACTTCGATGCATTACAAGAGCCTAAAGAAGAAGAACAACTAACGATTTTTTTTAAATTGGATAACTACGCTACAGGGATGCAATGA
- a CDS encoding restriction endonuclease — MPVKDKYKHYKSDFTRNLKEFAKGLSEYVANGDGQWKVKGFIDILKNIYTISADTKIISKILEIHLFPAIVKFADDFNYNIVLPDHQNYYPDLSFVHKENDKIRFAVDIKTTFRILENPGVVNGFTLGSHGSYFKDRNSNKNIQFPYNTYLGHYCIGIIYTRTNLENDVERKLIRVTELQPDGQSKLNIKYETVEFDKLDSIVSVIKDFTFFACEKWQLASDIQGSGNTANIGSIIDIEDIINGNGMFANLGEKWFDEYWINYGKLTKLVNGKLVKIKRLKEYVEFKGGDVSKINPKKGKSQRKK; from the coding sequence ATGCCAGTTAAAGATAAATACAAACACTATAAATCTGATTTCACTAGGAATCTAAAGGAATTCGCTAAAGGATTATCAGAATATGTAGCTAACGGTGATGGACAATGGAAAGTAAAAGGGTTTATTGACATATTAAAGAACATATATACAATAAGTGCAGATACGAAGATCATTTCTAAAATACTTGAAATACATCTTTTCCCCGCTATCGTCAAGTTTGCCGATGATTTTAATTACAATATCGTCCTTCCTGATCACCAGAATTATTACCCAGATCTTAGTTTTGTCCATAAAGAAAACGACAAAATCAGATTCGCAGTTGATATTAAAACCACTTTCCGGATATTAGAAAACCCCGGAGTAGTTAATGGCTTTACATTAGGTAGTCATGGATCTTACTTCAAAGATAGGAACTCGAATAAAAACATCCAGTTTCCATACAACACTTATTTAGGTCATTATTGTATTGGCATTATTTACACAAGAACCAATCTGGAGAATGACGTTGAAAGAAAGTTAATTAGGGTAACTGAACTCCAGCCTGATGGTCAAAGTAAATTGAATATAAAGTATGAGACGGTAGAATTCGATAAATTGGATTCAATAGTATCTGTTATAAAGGATTTTACATTCTTCGCGTGTGAAAAATGGCAACTTGCAAGCGATATACAGGGCTCCGGAAACACAGCAAATATCGGATCAATAATTGACATCGAGGATATTATTAATGGAAACGGTATGTTTGCGAACCTAGGTGAAAAATGGTTTGACGAGTACTGGATAAACTATGGTAAATTGACAAAGCTAGTTAACGGAAAACTGGTAAAGATAAAAAGATTGAAAGAATATGTCGAATTCAAAGGTGGAGATGTATCAAAGATAAATCCAAAAAAAGGTAAGAGTCAACGCAAAAAATGA
- a CDS encoding glutamyl aminopeptidase, producing MNRIAKYLPLLLLALIASSLCATQPFWSLEPSTQEIERADSLTGFDITKYEINLAIDTQSQYITGMVETQVTPEWPLDSIQYELESDSLHVYSVLLNDAPVAFTHANGLVSIPLPPAQRTPFVTKVYYSGHPRRSPPPYNIGLIFTPSAVYTLSNPDAGRYFWPSYDHPWDKALVDWNISIRSDWLVAANGIRTGITDNGDGTHTHHWVSSYPIATYVMGFAAAPYIEFAQQAGDLFIQNFVMPGQLNNAQVDFANVPDMIDFFSSLYGPYPFEKYGHMVVPMTTYAAMEHQTMTTFGAAYLTGDQNYESIVAHELTHQWYGNLVTPITMREVWLKESFATYSEFLWEAHHEGWQAGCDYLRDHIQQYYISWENNNGPQTIFDPEYNMMFAPPTYEKSASVLHMLRLKLGNDAFFNFIRSIITAFPGGNINTAEFIDLAEQAGGMDLSQFFQQWIYSPGIPDASFTVLHNDSGQAKVIGTTTSPTSTLFDIDVPIGIPGSAVADSLVIRATPEGYTNYFPIALSDDVGTILIDPNHWVLTRSFTQNTLQLATCLAYDGAVDLSWNPFEGGIPLAGYHVFRRQIPDGDFIRVTDVPVNSLNYTDSSVTNGQIYQYHVTAVDLEGFRSLPSNVMEAAPIHFPFDRGFLLVDETRHGNGANISPTDQMVDDFYASVLGDFSHSVWDLESQDPLSLDQVSHYPFILWHCDDFTDMQIIAYQNLLGSYLLSGGTLLISGWKYPSQFDSAFLNRFLPGITPLLNNSAVLVSAQSDTYPDLYPDPAKLAAPWNGMLPMSYVFAGAANPLYRAEILNGGANNNDPLAIRVHAGGTMVLLGFPLYFMLQDGVSDFLAQIIPELYPDVAVEDGLCPNAGLALVCAPNPFSDELRISCQTGKTGEKVELAIHNVRGQRVGGFQGNSGAKGICQFVWDGRDQHGDPVAPGVYLLEMRTAGERKLLKTLRLR from the coding sequence ATGAACAGGATTGCCAAGTATTTGCCCTTGTTGCTGTTGGCGTTGATTGCCAGCAGCCTTTGCGCCACCCAGCCCTTCTGGAGTTTGGAGCCGAGCACGCAAGAAATTGAGCGTGCCGATTCTCTCACCGGATTTGACATCACCAAGTATGAGATAAACCTCGCGATAGACACCCAGAGCCAGTACATCACAGGCATGGTGGAGACGCAGGTAACGCCGGAGTGGCCTCTGGATTCGATCCAGTATGAATTGGAGAGCGATTCGCTGCATGTTTACAGCGTTCTGCTCAACGACGCGCCGGTGGCTTTCACCCATGCCAACGGGCTGGTGAGCATTCCGCTGCCTCCCGCGCAGCGAACTCCTTTTGTTACCAAGGTTTACTATTCCGGCCACCCCCGCCGTTCGCCCCCGCCTTACAACATCGGCCTGATCTTCACCCCCTCCGCGGTTTACACCCTCTCCAACCCCGACGCCGGGCGCTATTTCTGGCCCTCGTATGACCATCCCTGGGATAAGGCTTTGGTGGACTGGAACATAAGCATCCGAAGCGACTGGCTTGTCGCCGCCAACGGGATCAGGACCGGAATCACGGACAACGGAGACGGCACCCACACCCACCATTGGGTATCATCCTATCCCATAGCCACTTACGTGATGGGTTTCGCGGCCGCGCCCTATATCGAGTTCGCGCAGCAAGCCGGCGACCTGTTCATCCAGAATTTCGTGATGCCCGGCCAACTCAACAACGCCCAGGTGGATTTCGCCAACGTTCCGGACATGATCGACTTCTTCTCCTCCTTGTACGGGCCTTATCCCTTTGAAAAATATGGGCATATGGTGGTGCCGATGACCACCTACGCGGCAATGGAACACCAGACCATGACCACCTTTGGCGCGGCTTACCTGACCGGGGACCAGAACTATGAATCAATTGTGGCGCATGAGCTTACGCATCAATGGTACGGAAACCTGGTGACACCCATCACCATGCGCGAAGTGTGGCTGAAGGAAAGTTTTGCCACCTACTCGGAATTCCTCTGGGAAGCGCATCACGAGGGCTGGCAGGCCGGCTGCGACTATCTGCGCGACCACATCCAGCAATACTACATCTCCTGGGAGAACAACAACGGTCCTCAAACCATCTTCGACCCTGAATACAACATGATGTTCGCGCCGCCCACCTACGAAAAATCGGCCTCCGTGCTGCACATGCTGAGGCTGAAGCTGGGCAACGACGCCTTCTTCAACTTCATCCGCTCCATCATAACCGCGTTTCCTGGCGGAAACATCAACACGGCGGAATTCATCGACCTCGCCGAACAAGCCGGCGGAATGGACCTAAGCCAGTTTTTCCAGCAGTGGATATATTCACCGGGCATCCCCGACGCCAGCTTTACCGTTCTGCACAACGACAGCGGCCAGGCCAAGGTCATCGGAACCACAACCAGTCCAACTTCCACCCTTTTCGACATAGACGTGCCGATCGGCATACCGGGCTCGGCGGTGGCGGATTCTCTGGTGATCCGCGCCACTCCGGAAGGTTACACAAACTATTTTCCCATAGCGCTTTCCGATGACGTCGGCACAATCCTGATTGACCCCAACCACTGGGTTTTGACCCGTTCCTTCACTCAAAACACGCTGCAACTGGCTACCTGCCTGGCTTATGACGGCGCGGTGGACCTGAGTTGGAATCCTTTTGAAGGAGGCATCCCGCTGGCGGGTTACCATGTTTTCCGCAGACAGATTCCGGATGGGGATTTCATCCGCGTGACAGACGTTCCCGTTAATTCATTGAACTACACGGACTCCAGCGTAACCAACGGCCAAATCTATCAATACCATGTTACCGCTGTGGACCTGGAAGGCTTTCGCAGCCTGCCTTCCAACGTGATGGAAGCGGCGCCGATCCACTTTCCCTTCGACCGGGGTTTTTTGCTGGTGGATGAGACCAGGCATGGCAACGGAGCAAATATCTCACCCACCGACCAGATGGTGGATGATTTCTACGCTAGCGTTTTGGGTGATTTTTCCCACTCGGTTTGGGACTTGGAGAGCCAGGACCCGCTCAGCCTGGACCAGGTGAGCCACTATCCCTTCATCCTCTGGCATTGCGACGATTTTACGGACATGCAGATCATTGCCTACCAAAACCTTCTGGGCAGTTACCTGCTAAGCGGCGGAACCCTGCTGATATCGGGCTGGAAATACCCCAGCCAGTTCGACAGCGCTTTCCTAAACAGGTTTCTGCCGGGGATCACGCCGCTTTTGAACAATTCCGCCGTGCTGGTTTCCGCGCAGAGTGACACATATCCAGACCTCTATCCCGACCCGGCCAAGCTGGCGGCGCCCTGGAACGGGATGCTGCCGATGAGCTATGTCTTTGCGGGAGCGGCAAATCCTCTCTACCGGGCGGAGATTTTGAACGGCGGGGCGAACAACAACGACCCGTTGGCGATCAGGGTCCATGCCGGCGGAACCATGGTGCTGCTTGGCTTTCCACTCTACTTCATGCTTCAGGATGGGGTAAGTGACTTTCTGGCTCAGATAATCCCGGAACTCTATCCCGATGTGGCAGTTGAGGATGGCTTGTGTCCGAATGCCGGCCTGGCGCTTGTCTGCGCGCCGAATCCATTTTCAGATGAACTGCGGATAAGCTGCCAAACCGGCAAAACCGGTGAGAAAGTGGAACTCGCCATCCATAACGTTCGGGGACAAAGGGTTGGAGGGTTTCAGGGTAATTCCGGCGCCAAAGGAATTTGCCAGTTTGTTTGGGACGGACGCGACCAGCACGGCGATCCTGTCGCCCCCGGGGTATATCTGCTGGAAATGCGGACTGCTGGTGAGCGCAAGCTCTTAAAAACCTTACGCTTGCGCTGA
- a CDS encoding acyl-CoA carboxylase subunit beta, with the protein MTTQIIKLREKRDAATLGGGEKRVQEQHEKGKLTARERIELLVDPDSFEEFDLFVTHRCTNFDMDEQVYPGDGVVTGSATINGRLVYLFAQDFTVFGGSLSKTYAEKICKIMDMALKNGCPVIGLNDSGGARIQEGIDALAGYAEIFWRNVMASGVVPQISAILGPCAGGAVYSPAITDFVMMEKRNSYMFVTGPKVVKTVLNEVVTTEDLGGAEVHSSKSGVAHFITNSEEETLLLIKKLLSYLPSNNMEDPPYVPSHDPIDRACASLDEIIPENPNKPYDILDVIHEMVDDREFLQVMLNFAQNVVVGFARMNGFPVGIVANQPKILAGVLDIDASIKAARFVRFCDSFNIPLIVLEDVPGFLPGTSQEHNGIIRNGAKLLYAFAEATVPKITVILRKAYGGAYCVMDSRHMRADLVYAWPSAEIAVMGPKGAVEVIFRKEAQASDDPKQTLLEREKEYAEKFANPFVAAERGYIDDIIEPSRTRFRLIRALEMLANKKDSIPPRKHGNMPL; encoded by the coding sequence ATGACAACCCAGATCATCAAACTGAGGGAAAAGCGCGACGCGGCGACCCTGGGCGGCGGCGAAAAACGCGTGCAGGAGCAGCACGAAAAAGGCAAACTCACCGCCAGGGAGCGGATCGAGCTACTGGTGGACCCTGACAGTTTTGAGGAATTTGACCTCTTTGTAACCCACCGCTGCACCAACTTTGATATGGACGAACAGGTCTATCCCGGTGACGGTGTGGTTACCGGCAGCGCCACCATCAACGGACGCCTGGTCTATCTGTTTGCTCAGGATTTTACTGTCTTCGGCGGATCACTTTCCAAGACCTACGCGGAAAAGATCTGCAAGATAATGGACATGGCACTTAAGAACGGCTGCCCGGTTATCGGGCTTAACGATAGCGGCGGAGCGCGCATCCAGGAAGGGATCGACGCCCTGGCCGGCTATGCCGAGATCTTTTGGCGCAACGTGATGGCCAGCGGGGTTGTTCCCCAGATCTCAGCCATCCTTGGCCCATGTGCCGGTGGGGCGGTCTATTCCCCTGCCATCACAGATTTTGTGATGATGGAAAAACGCAACAGCTATATGTTCGTGACCGGGCCCAAGGTGGTGAAAACCGTTCTGAACGAGGTTGTTACCACGGAAGACCTGGGCGGCGCGGAAGTGCATTCCAGCAAGAGCGGCGTGGCGCATTTCATCACCAACAGTGAGGAAGAGACCCTGCTGCTGATAAAGAAACTGCTCAGCTATTTGCCCTCCAACAACATGGAAGACCCGCCCTATGTGCCATCCCACGATCCGATCGACCGTGCCTGCGCTTCGCTGGATGAAATAATCCCGGAGAATCCCAACAAGCCTTACGACATTCTGGACGTGATCCATGAGATGGTGGACGACCGTGAATTCCTGCAGGTGATGCTGAATTTCGCCCAAAACGTGGTGGTGGGCTTCGCGCGGATGAACGGTTTCCCTGTGGGCATAGTGGCCAACCAGCCAAAAATCCTGGCCGGGGTTTTGGACATCGACGCTTCCATCAAAGCCGCTCGTTTCGTACGTTTCTGCGATTCCTTCAATATCCCGTTGATAGTGCTGGAAGACGTGCCTGGCTTCCTGCCCGGCACCAGCCAGGAACACAACGGCATCATACGCAACGGCGCCAAGCTGCTCTACGCCTTCGCTGAAGCCACAGTTCCCAAAATCACCGTGATCCTGCGCAAAGCCTATGGCGGCGCCTACTGCGTGATGGACAGCCGCCACATGCGCGCTGACCTTGTTTACGCCTGGCCCTCAGCCGAAATTGCCGTGATGGGCCCCAAAGGCGCTGTGGAAGTGATCTTCCGTAAAGAGGCGCAGGCTTCCGACGATCCCAAACAGACCCTGTTGGAACGGGAAAAAGAGTACGCGGAAAAGTTCGCCAACCCCTTCGTCGCGGCTGAACGAGGCTACATCGACGATATCATTGAGCCTTCGCGCACCCGCTTCCGCCTCATCCGGGCTCTGGAAATGCTGGCCAACAAAAAGGACAGCATCCCGCCCCGCAAGCATGGCAACATGCCACTTTAA
- a CDS encoding OadG family protein — MSKRTIFGLLLLALCLALAAQEVEQPSFEDLQLQIQAMSDSLLKLRESEVVSAYGFKETDKLTDVAAKLEISDLEHWKEYLGIEPKNEVLDKMSLRKLGITPFRAFLAQQYSIYGFTELSSIGELAAQNQLPVKKVRQFAGIDSEDRSFDDYSLQALNRTPEEFVAFEKEFNAKKLNFGAIILGFGILTVFVALAVTALVVGQLKRLNPKPKKADSTLVVTSSGKVKAKPVDMNSHVIAATIATLHFHKHDIEERRRLLLTFRRAGSDQWRSSMLLNMPNREILRKRS, encoded by the coding sequence ATGAGCAAGAGAACAATATTTGGCCTTCTGCTGCTGGCGCTCTGCCTGGCGCTGGCGGCCCAGGAAGTGGAGCAGCCCAGCTTCGAAGACCTGCAGCTTCAGATCCAGGCGATGTCCGACAGCCTGCTGAAATTGAGGGAAAGCGAGGTTGTCAGCGCCTACGGTTTCAAGGAAACGGACAAACTGACGGACGTGGCCGCCAAACTGGAGATCAGTGACCTCGAGCACTGGAAAGAGTATCTGGGCATCGAGCCCAAGAACGAGGTGCTCGACAAGATGAGCCTGCGCAAGCTGGGCATCACGCCTTTCCGGGCCTTTCTGGCACAGCAATACAGCATCTACGGCTTCACGGAGCTTAGTAGCATCGGCGAGCTGGCCGCGCAGAACCAATTGCCGGTGAAGAAAGTACGCCAGTTCGCCGGCATCGATAGCGAGGACAGGAGTTTTGACGACTATTCCCTGCAGGCGCTGAACCGAACTCCGGAAGAGTTTGTGGCCTTCGAAAAGGAATTCAACGCTAAAAAGCTGAATTTCGGAGCCATTATCCTCGGTTTTGGGATATTGACCGTGTTTGTTGCCCTGGCTGTCACCGCCCTGGTGGTAGGCCAGTTGAAACGTTTGAATCCCAAGCCCAAAAAAGCTGACAGCACCCTGGTGGTAACGTCTTCCGGCAAGGTGAAGGCCAAGCCGGTGGACATGAACTCACATGTGATTGCAGCCACCATCGCCACGCTGCACTTCCACAAACACGATATCGAGGAGCGGCGCAGGCTGCTGCTCACCTTCCGCCGTGCGGGTTCCGACCAGTGGCGGAGCAGCATGTTGCTGAACATGCCCAACCGGGAAATTCTGCGCAAAAGGAGCTGA
- a CDS encoding biotin/lipoyl-binding protein produces the protein MKTYKLIIGGQRYEARVLEYTTSHAKININGTDYLIQIEDDTLSQVPVLPQQEHSVPLAPAFSSDFAAGSGEVRAPLPGVIASIRVKEGEAVKKGQTILVLEAMKMESEIAAPVDCVVEKIHVKDRAPVQEGDLLMTLSGFEIKEQPAPKTTRQQTPAPVAKSAPADRIVRAPLPGLIIDLKVQPGDVVQEGTTLLILEAMKMESDIHSNLSGKVLKIHVQKGDTVQEGDPLVELEA, from the coding sequence ATGAAAACCTACAAACTGATCATCGGCGGGCAGCGCTATGAAGCCCGGGTATTGGAATACACCACCAGCCATGCCAAGATCAATATCAACGGCACCGATTACCTGATCCAGATCGAGGATGACACCCTGTCCCAGGTGCCTGTGCTGCCACAGCAGGAACATTCAGTTCCGCTAGCGCCGGCATTTTCCAGCGATTTCGCCGCCGGCTCCGGTGAGGTCCGCGCTCCCTTGCCAGGGGTGATAGCATCCATCCGCGTGAAGGAAGGTGAAGCCGTTAAAAAGGGCCAGACCATTCTGGTGCTGGAAGCGATGAAGATGGAATCTGAAATCGCCGCTCCGGTGGATTGCGTGGTGGAAAAGATCCACGTGAAAGACCGTGCCCCCGTGCAGGAAGGCGATCTGCTGATGACATTGAGCGGCTTCGAGATCAAGGAACAGCCCGCACCTAAAACAACCCGCCAGCAAACTCCGGCTCCAGTAGCCAAATCCGCTCCCGCGGACAGGATAGTTCGCGCTCCGTTGCCCGGCCTTATCATCGATCTTAAGGTGCAACCCGGCGATGTTGTGCAGGAAGGCACCACCCTGCTGATCCTGGAAGCGATGAAGATGGAATCCGATATCCACAGCAACCTGAGCGGAAAAGTGCTGAAAATCCACGTGCAGAAAGGCGACACCGTGCAGGAAGGCGATCCGCTGGTGGAGCTGGAGGCCTAA
- a CDS encoding sodium ion-translocating decarboxylase subunit beta, with the protein MQEFLQVLNTTGFINFSWGNVVMILAGIVFIYLAIVKGFEPLLLVPIGFGIVVGNIPGLLEQGLGVVSEGSVLNYLYFGVNKGIYPSLIFLGIGAMTDFSTLIANPKLILLGAAAQVGIFGTFLGALLLGFNVLEAASIGIIGGADGPTSIFLASKLAPNLIGPIALAAYSYMALVPVIQPPIMKLLTTPKERLIRMKPPRQVSKREKIFFPVITFLVTAIIAPGGAILLAMLFLGNLLKECGVTERLALTARTSLIDIVTVLVGFTVGAKTTADVFLTPQSLGIFFLGAFAFAIATACGVLFAKFMNLFIKDKINPLIGNAGVSAVPASARVSQVMGQKYDPTNYLLMHAMAPNVAGVVGSAVAAGVLLGILGS; encoded by the coding sequence ATGCAGGAATTTTTGCAGGTTCTCAACACCACCGGCTTCATTAATTTCAGCTGGGGCAACGTCGTGATGATCCTAGCCGGGATCGTGTTCATCTACTTGGCCATCGTGAAAGGCTTTGAGCCGCTGCTGCTGGTGCCGATCGGTTTTGGCATCGTTGTGGGCAACATTCCCGGCTTGCTAGAGCAGGGTCTGGGTGTGGTAAGCGAAGGCAGCGTGCTCAACTACCTCTATTTCGGGGTGAACAAAGGCATCTACCCTTCCCTGATCTTCCTCGGCATTGGCGCCATGACCGATTTTTCCACCCTGATCGCCAATCCCAAGCTGATTCTGCTGGGTGCCGCGGCCCAGGTGGGCATTTTCGGAACTTTCCTGGGCGCTTTGCTGCTGGGCTTTAATGTGCTGGAAGCCGCCTCCATCGGCATCATCGGCGGAGCGGATGGCCCCACCTCCATCTTCCTGGCCTCGAAGCTGGCTCCCAACCTCATTGGTCCTATCGCCCTGGCAGCCTATTCCTATATGGCTCTGGTTCCGGTGATCCAGCCGCCGATCATGAAGCTGCTCACCACACCCAAAGAGCGCCTGATCCGCATGAAACCGCCCCGCCAGGTTTCCAAGAGAGAAAAGATATTTTTCCCCGTTATCACCTTTTTGGTGACAGCTATCATTGCCCCGGGAGGGGCCATCCTGCTTGCCATGCTCTTTTTAGGCAATCTGCTCAAGGAATGCGGCGTCACGGAACGCCTTGCCCTCACGGCCCGCACATCCCTGATCGACATCGTGACCGTGCTGGTGGGATTCACCGTGGGCGCCAAAACCACCGCCGACGTATTTCTGACTCCTCAGTCTCTGGGAATCTTTTTCCTCGGCGCTTTCGCCTTCGCGATCGCCACCGCCTGCGGTGTCCTTTTCGCCAAATTCATGAATCTGTTCATCAAAGACAAGATCAATCCTCTCATCGGCAACGCTGGCGTTTCCGCTGTGCCCGCCAGCGCGCGCGTTTCCCAGGTGATGGGTCAGAAATACGATCCCACCAACTATCTGCTGATGCACGCCATGGCCCCAAACGTGGCCGGGGTGGTCGGTTCCGCCGTTGCCGCTGGTGTGTTGCTGGGAATTTTGGGAAGCTGA